A genomic region of Anas acuta chromosome 1, bAnaAcu1.1, whole genome shotgun sequence contains the following coding sequences:
- the BICD1 gene encoding protein bicaudal D homolog 1 isoform X17 — MAAEEVLQGADHYKSEIERLTRELSETTHEKIQAAEYGLVVLEEKLTLKQQYDELEAEYDGLKQELEQLKEVNVLCYRLGSVTRRI, encoded by the exons ATGGCTGCggaggaggtgctgcagggcgCCGACCACTACAAGAGCGAGATCGAGCGGCTGACCCGGGAGCTCTCCGAGACGACCCACGAGAAGATCCAGGCGGCGGAGTATgggctggtggtgctggaggagaagcTCACCCTCAAGCAGCAGTACGACGAGCTGGAGGCGGAGTATGACGGCCtcaagcaggagctggagcagctgaaggag GTAAATGTTTTATGCTACAGGCTTGGCTCAGTGACCAGAaggatttaa